From one Gracilibacillus salinarum genomic stretch:
- a CDS encoding D-alanyl-D-alanine carboxypeptidase family protein: MHKFIFIILTIILFNVFFIISINAATNSFPTIQSKAAIIMEKDSGQILFEKNSTSQMYPASLTKIATTIFAIEKGKLEDIVTISSNASSKNVEGTTVFLEQGEKVSLHTLIRGLLINSGNDAGVAIAEHLSGSEIQFAKDINTYLKNVIGVHNTNFTNPHGLFNPNHTTTAEDMAKIIQYALKNETFKDIFGTKQFAWEGLSWDTTLITHHKLLKGEIPFEGITGGKNGFVHQSGYTLATTAESEKLSLIVITLNSSTDKLAYDDTIELLNFGFDHFETSYIKKETTFSNETDSYILPQKLAFTYPFGSNIQHQVTQEGTLEIVVDNDEILSTHKLEKQKIETNSNNNAIEVNKIPTDNQTSDSETKEQEAKINIKQISIVHLIGTFILVVVGHIYHKTQLPFK; the protein is encoded by the coding sequence ATGCACAAATTTATATTCATTATTTTAACAATAATACTATTTAATGTTTTTTTCATTATTTCAATTAATGCAGCAACTAATTCATTTCCAACCATCCAAAGTAAGGCTGCTATCATAATGGAAAAGGACTCTGGACAAATTTTATTTGAGAAAAATTCAACATCTCAAATGTATCCTGCAAGCTTAACAAAAATTGCAACAACCATTTTTGCAATAGAAAAAGGAAAGCTAGAAGATATCGTTACAATTAGTAGTAATGCTAGCTCTAAAAACGTAGAAGGAACAACTGTTTTTTTAGAACAAGGAGAAAAGGTGTCTCTTCATACTTTGATACGCGGCTTATTAATCAACTCAGGTAATGATGCAGGTGTAGCAATTGCTGAACATTTAAGTGGATCTGAAATACAATTTGCAAAGGATATCAATACTTATCTTAAAAATGTAATTGGAGTTCATAATACAAATTTCACGAATCCACACGGCCTTTTCAATCCAAACCATACCACAACTGCTGAGGATATGGCTAAGATAATACAATATGCTTTAAAAAATGAAACGTTTAAGGATATTTTTGGTACTAAACAATTTGCATGGGAGGGGTTATCCTGGGACACAACTCTTATTACTCATCACAAATTATTAAAAGGGGAAATCCCCTTTGAAGGTATAACAGGTGGAAAAAACGGTTTTGTTCATCAATCCGGATATACACTAGCGACTACTGCAGAAAGTGAAAAATTAAGTTTAATAGTAATTACATTGAATAGCTCTACTGATAAACTTGCGTATGATGACACAATAGAACTGTTAAACTTTGGATTTGATCATTTTGAGACTTCCTATATCAAAAAAGAGACTACGTTTTCAAATGAAACAGACTCATATATTCTTCCGCAAAAACTAGCTTTTACTTATCCTTTTGGAAGTAACATTCAACATCAAGTTACACAAGAAGGTACACTTGAAATTGTAGTTGACAACGATGAAATCCTTAGCACACACAAGTTAGAAAAACAAAAGATAGAAACCAATTCAAACAATAATGCAATAGAGGTAAATAAGATTCCAACTGATAACCAAACTAGCGATAGCGAAACAAAAGAACAAGAAGCGAAAATAAATATCAAACAAATATCCATTGTTCATTTAATTGGAACATTCATATTAGTTGTTGTAGGTCACATTTATCACAAAACACAACTACCTTTTAAATGA
- a CDS encoding APC family permease, with translation MSSSTYKKNSIKLLGAIGLGTGVMISAGIFALLGQVAELGGKYFPFIFIIGGIVTGFSAYSYQKLSQAYPSAGGIGMYLVKEYGKGMLAAFAALLMAFSMVINQSLVARTFGTYTLQLFDINQNSIWVPILGVGLLIFAFLVNISGNTFIQSFTSIISLLKIIGLLIFAGAGLIVANFSFQPAETSGQSPETTITSFIAAIALTILSFKGFTTLTNQGEEIENPKKNVGRAILFSILISLFVYILIAWAVSSNLSIEEIIEKKDFALAAAAEPALGNLGVWFTVIIAIIATISGIIASVFAVSRMLAMLTDMKLIPHRHFGMPGNIQRHTLVYTIVIAMVLTIFFDLSRIASMGAILYLIMDMIIHWGLLTKLKEKVEANLFVVGAAFTLDAIVLSAFVWVKIQSDLLIVIVSLLVLVLTFIGEKWYVKNLNS, from the coding sequence ATGTCTTCATCGACTTATAAAAAAAATAGCATCAAATTATTAGGAGCAATTGGATTAGGCACTGGTGTAATGATTAGCGCTGGGATTTTCGCTTTACTTGGTCAGGTAGCTGAATTAGGAGGAAAATACTTTCCTTTTATCTTTATCATTGGAGGAATTGTTACCGGCTTTAGCGCTTATTCCTATCAAAAATTAAGTCAAGCTTATCCTTCTGCTGGCGGGATTGGCATGTATCTGGTAAAAGAATACGGTAAAGGAATGCTAGCAGCGTTTGCAGCCTTATTAATGGCTTTTTCTATGGTAATTAATCAAAGTTTAGTAGCCAGAACTTTTGGTACTTATACGTTACAGTTATTCGACATCAACCAAAACAGTATCTGGGTACCTATTCTAGGTGTTGGATTACTGATTTTTGCTTTTCTAGTGAATATTTCTGGTAATACATTTATTCAATCATTTACTTCGATCATTTCGCTTCTTAAGATTATTGGATTATTAATCTTTGCCGGAGCAGGGCTTATTGTTGCGAATTTTTCTTTTCAACCTGCTGAAACTTCTGGTCAATCACCTGAGACTACCATTACTAGTTTTATTGCAGCCATTGCATTAACGATATTATCTTTTAAAGGTTTTACAACCCTAACCAATCAAGGGGAAGAAATTGAAAATCCTAAAAAAAATGTTGGTAGAGCTATTTTATTTTCGATTTTAATCAGCTTGTTTGTCTATATTCTTATCGCTTGGGCTGTTTCAAGCAACTTATCGATCGAAGAAATAATAGAAAAGAAAGATTTCGCTCTTGCTGCAGCAGCTGAACCTGCTTTAGGAAACCTAGGGGTTTGGTTTACGGTTATTATAGCGATCATTGCTACGATTTCAGGTATCATTGCTAGTGTCTTTGCGGTATCTCGTATGTTAGCAATGTTGACTGACATGAAGTTAATCCCTCATCGCCACTTTGGTATGCCTGGTAATATTCAACGCCATACACTCGTGTATACGATAGTAATCGCAATGGTGTTAACGATCTTTTTTGATTTAAGTAGAATCGCTTCAATGGGTGCTATTCTGTATTTGATTATGGATATGATCATTCATTGGGGACTACTTACAAAACTAAAAGAAAAAGTAGAAGCAAATCTATTCGTTGTGGGGGCAGCTTTTACGCTCGATGCCATTGTCTTGTCGGCATTTGTTTGGGTGAAAATACAATCAGATCTATTAATCGTTATCGTTTCACTTCTTGTTTTAGTACTTACTTTCATTGGTGAAAAATGGTATGTTAAAAACCTTAATTCGTAA
- a CDS encoding F510_1955 family glycosylhydrolase, whose protein sequence is MKKIYITMFVFLLFLILISCSEKDTNTPFIKELEENISHVHGMGFNEEGNQILFGTHVGLRIYEDGTWYETTDQLNDYMGFVAVDKGFYTSGHPEMQSDLPNPIGIQKSVDGGRTLESIGFVGETDYHFMAVGYNSHDIFIYNPDKNSMLEKGYYISKDDGESWENVQASGIEGDLIEVAIHPKDSDYIAVSTTIGIFLSTDSGQQFSLLSEQSQGIGVYFSDEELFYSTYENTANLYSLHLDSNKQIALSLPELAEDAPLFMAQNPANRKEFAFYTMNGQLYISQDGYKSWKQILYDGSDH, encoded by the coding sequence ATGAAAAAAATATATATAACGATGTTCGTGTTTCTTTTGTTTTTAATACTAATTTCCTGTTCCGAAAAAGATACTAATACACCATTTATCAAAGAACTTGAAGAAAATATATCCCATGTACACGGGATGGGTTTTAATGAAGAAGGAAACCAAATACTTTTTGGGACACACGTAGGTCTTCGCATATACGAAGATGGAACATGGTATGAAACCACAGATCAATTAAATGATTACATGGGATTTGTTGCCGTTGATAAAGGTTTTTATACTTCCGGTCATCCAGAGATGCAATCTGACTTGCCAAACCCTATAGGTATTCAAAAGAGCGTTGATGGAGGTAGAACATTAGAAAGTATAGGTTTTGTCGGGGAAACGGATTATCATTTCATGGCGGTAGGTTATAATAGTCATGACATATTTATTTATAATCCTGATAAGAATTCTATGTTGGAAAAAGGCTATTACATAAGTAAAGATGATGGAGAATCATGGGAAAATGTACAGGCTTCTGGAATTGAAGGTGATTTAATTGAAGTAGCTATTCACCCGAAAGATTCTGATTATATAGCTGTTTCGACTACGATTGGAATTTTCTTATCGACAGATAGTGGTCAACAATTCTCCTTATTATCAGAGCAATCCCAAGGAATTGGAGTTTATTTTAGTGATGAGGAATTATTTTATTCGACATACGAAAATACAGCTAATTTATATTCTCTTCACTTAGATTCAAATAAACAAATAGCGTTATCGTTGCCTGAATTAGCAGAAGATGCTCCATTATTTATGGCGCAAAATCCTGCCAATCGAAAAGAATTTGCATTTTATACCATGAATGGTCAACTTTATATTAGTCAAGACGGATACAAATCATGGAAACAAATACTGTATGATGGAAGTGATCATTAG
- a CDS encoding sensor histidine kinase codes for MINKISFKIGMLFFVFILFVEILLFVILYLNLANTQANEVMDNLLARGNTHRDVLEDHFNASTIDHVGMMESASDFTVVITDPNGNVIVDSNHIEAEMKAVIQKALQNPIQSDGEIISSNWKENQYIASNSIIMTGNEVKGHVFMFAETNKIKHVLNEMGKQFKLIGLLTFIITIVTIFILSKLITVPLIRMKKATENIQKEKGELPLDIKRKDELGVLARTIKELAEDLTHLKTERNEFLSSISHELRTPLTYIKGYADILSRREINKTDTLKYSTIIKEEAEQLSILIKNLFDLAKVDQHNFVINQEWILLDQIIQSVIRRMKPAFDNKNISVVVQCPENLKVYIDNARMQQVFINLLDNAQKHSLHNTSILLKVVEHKRSLEIIIQDEGEGIPNEEVPKVFNRLYRVEKSRSRMNGGSGIGLAITKEIIESHGGNIKMESELGKGTKVIITLPKDEK; via the coding sequence ATGATAAATAAAATATCCTTTAAAATAGGAATGCTGTTTTTCGTTTTTATCTTATTTGTAGAAATTCTATTATTTGTGATTCTTTATTTGAATCTAGCTAATACTCAAGCTAATGAAGTGATGGACAACTTATTAGCTAGAGGGAACACCCATCGAGATGTTTTAGAAGATCATTTTAATGCTTCTACAATAGATCATGTTGGCATGATGGAGTCTGCTTCAGATTTTACGGTCGTTATAACGGACCCCAATGGGAACGTTATTGTAGATTCAAATCATATTGAAGCAGAAATGAAAGCGGTCATACAAAAAGCGTTACAAAACCCAATACAATCAGATGGAGAGATCATTTCTAGTAATTGGAAAGAAAATCAATATATTGCGTCAAATAGTATTATAATGACTGGTAATGAAGTAAAAGGTCATGTTTTTATGTTTGCTGAAACAAATAAAATTAAACATGTATTAAATGAAATGGGTAAGCAATTTAAACTAATTGGATTGTTAACCTTCATTATAACTATTGTTACCATATTTATTTTATCCAAATTAATAACTGTCCCACTTATAAGAATGAAAAAAGCTACAGAAAACATTCAAAAAGAAAAAGGAGAATTGCCATTAGATATAAAACGCAAAGATGAATTAGGTGTTTTAGCAAGAACAATTAAAGAACTTGCGGAAGACTTAACCCACTTAAAAACAGAAAGAAATGAATTTTTAAGTAGTATCTCTCATGAATTAAGAACACCCTTAACATATATAAAAGGCTATGCTGATATCTTGAGTCGTCGTGAAATTAATAAAACGGATACTCTAAAATATAGTACCATTATTAAAGAAGAAGCAGAACAGCTTTCTATTTTAATCAAAAACTTGTTTGATTTAGCAAAAGTAGATCAGCATAATTTTGTCATTAATCAGGAATGGATATTATTAGATCAAATTATTCAATCGGTAATAAGGCGTATGAAACCAGCTTTTGACAATAAAAATATATCAGTTGTAGTCCAATGCCCAGAAAATTTAAAGGTGTATATTGATAATGCACGTATGCAACAAGTTTTCATTAATCTATTAGATAATGCTCAGAAACATTCACTTCACAACACGTCCATTCTGTTAAAAGTTGTGGAACATAAACGTTCTTTGGAAATTATAATACAGGATGAAGGAGAAGGTATTCCGAATGAAGAAGTTCCAAAAGTATTTAATCGATTGTACAGAGTGGAAAAATCGAGATCACGAATGAATGGTGGATCTGGAATTGGTTTAGCGATTACAAAAGAAATTATTGAATCGCACGGAGGTAACATAAAGATGGAGAGCGAATTGGGAAAAGGGACAAAAGTCATTATTACATTACCAAAGGATGAAAAATGA
- a CDS encoding response regulator transcription factor translates to MYKVLVIDDEIRMLELIELYLEPYAFDCYKTTDANEALTQLIQNRIDLVILDIMMPKMDGFELCEKIREFSYVPIIMLTAREEQADIIKGLKLGADDYITKPFDENELIARMEALLRRVPPKEMVERNGLIWNKEKYELSYRNRVIPLTRKEFELIGYLIKSPNKVYEREMLIELIWGYSAEIEGRTVDSHIRNIREKIGKVEFPIEQHLKTVWGLDINGYKWI, encoded by the coding sequence ATGTATAAAGTTTTAGTTATTGATGATGAAATTCGTATGTTAGAGTTAATTGAATTATATTTAGAACCGTATGCATTTGATTGTTATAAAACTACTGATGCAAATGAAGCTTTAACGCAGCTGATTCAGAACAGAATCGATTTAGTTATATTAGACATTATGATGCCGAAAATGGATGGATTTGAGCTATGTGAAAAAATCAGAGAATTCTCATACGTTCCTATTATAATGTTAACAGCCCGTGAAGAACAAGCAGATATTATAAAAGGCTTGAAACTTGGAGCGGATGATTATATAACAAAACCTTTTGATGAAAATGAATTGATTGCCCGAATGGAGGCTTTGCTGAGAAGAGTTCCTCCAAAAGAGATGGTTGAAAGGAATGGGCTAATCTGGAATAAAGAAAAATATGAGTTGAGCTATCGAAACCGTGTGATTCCTTTAACGCGCAAGGAGTTTGAATTAATTGGATATTTAATCAAAAGTCCTAATAAAGTTTATGAAAGAGAGATGTTAATAGAATTAATATGGGGTTATTCAGCTGAAATTGAAGGTCGTACTGTCGACTCTCACATTAGAAATATTAGAGAAAAGATTGGAAAAGTAGAGTTTCCAATAGAACAACATTTAAAAACTGTGTGGGGGTTGGATATAAATGGATATAAATGGATATAA
- a CDS encoding Cap15 family CBASS effector, whose amino-acid sequence MHEYSIDVERNTVFFGLASISIIISGLVSSLINTIIITIPFMEFTVSIAAMGLFGILYSIFDKFIWKWKLLRKIGLVQTPNLNGTWKGEFRSSYYDFKEGFPAVLFIEQTWSRICIRGKFNHSKSSSHTASLKVNDGGGIKLFYSYYNDKDPEQYKKGMSNHRGYGHLQIINGSMTGHYFNDPTNNKNHGKLTLSK is encoded by the coding sequence ATGCATGAATATAGTATTGATGTAGAACGTAATACAGTTTTCTTCGGATTGGCCTCAATATCTATCATAATTTCGGGTCTAGTAAGCTCGCTCATAAATACAATAATAATTACTATTCCTTTTATGGAATTTACGGTATCTATAGCAGCTATGGGTTTGTTTGGAATTTTATATTCTATATTTGATAAGTTTATTTGGAAATGGAAATTACTTAGGAAGATTGGGTTAGTTCAAACACCCAATCTAAACGGCACTTGGAAAGGAGAATTTAGATCTTCCTATTATGATTTTAAAGAGGGCTTTCCAGCAGTGTTGTTTATTGAGCAAACGTGGTCAAGGATATGCATTAGAGGTAAATTTAACCATTCTAAGTCATCAAGTCACACAGCATCATTAAAAGTTAATGATGGTGGAGGGATAAAATTGTTTTATTCCTATTACAATGATAAAGATCCTGAACAATACAAGAAGGGTATGAGCAATCACCGAGGCTATGGACATCTACAGATAATTAACGGATCAATGACTGGCCATTACTTTAATGACCCAACCAACAATAAAAATCATGGGAAACTTACACTTTCAAAGTAA
- a CDS encoding DUF4177 domain-containing protein, with amino-acid sequence MYEYEFVNIKNDWHGEPKENEEEIIKKYAKDGWRLHSITPLSTTTGGTTDLKLIFEKEAQ; translated from the coding sequence ATGTATGAGTATGAATTTGTTAATATTAAAAATGACTGGCACGGCGAACCTAAAGAAAATGAGGAAGAAATTATAAAAAAGTATGCGAAAGATGGGTGGCGATTACATTCGATTACCCCACTCTCAACAACCACTGGCGGGACAACTGATTTAAAACTTATTTTTGAAAAAGAAGCTCAATAA
- a CDS encoding tyrosine-type recombinase/integrase, protein MKNPNGYGSVCKLSGKRRKPFAVIVTTGWNDEGKQRREYLGYYKSRREAMVALADYNNNPYDLSAGKLTFKEVYERLIKERFTKISKSNQLGYEMAFRRSEPLHDMKFNEVRKAHLQSVIDNCDKSWGTKKKIKVLFNQMYKHALENDLTHKDYARFVELPKNDTKNSRKPFTLDEINILWENIDRFNDIDSVLIMIYTGLRPGELVEVKNKSIQLDERYLRGGFKTEAGTNRVIPIHKKVHKLIENRMDPNNEYLITNFEGNKLSYYVYYHEKFKKIMQQLELNHRPHDCRHTFATLMDNADANKLSIKRIMGHAAKDITDKVYTHKDIKQLLMAIDRL, encoded by the coding sequence TTGAAAAATCCAAATGGATACGGCTCCGTATGCAAATTGTCCGGTAAACGAAGAAAACCATTCGCGGTCATAGTCACTACTGGATGGAATGACGAAGGAAAACAAAGACGGGAGTATCTAGGATATTATAAAAGCAGAAGAGAGGCCATGGTAGCATTAGCTGATTATAATAATAACCCGTATGATTTATCAGCTGGCAAGCTCACATTTAAAGAAGTATATGAACGCTTAATAAAAGAACGTTTCACTAAAATTTCAAAATCAAATCAACTTGGCTATGAAATGGCTTTTAGAAGATCAGAACCTTTACACGATATGAAATTTAATGAAGTAAGGAAGGCTCATCTACAATCTGTAATTGATAACTGTGATAAATCATGGGGTACAAAGAAAAAAATAAAAGTATTATTTAATCAAATGTATAAACATGCTTTAGAAAACGATTTAACACATAAAGATTATGCTAGATTTGTCGAGCTTCCAAAAAATGATACAAAGAATTCCAGAAAACCATTTACTTTGGATGAGATTAATATTCTGTGGGAAAACATCGACCGCTTCAATGACATTGATTCTGTTTTAATTATGATTTACACTGGTTTGCGCCCTGGGGAACTTGTGGAAGTAAAAAATAAAAGTATTCAATTAGATGAAAGATATCTTCGGGGTGGCTTCAAAACGGAAGCTGGGACGAATAGGGTCATACCTATTCATAAAAAAGTCCATAAATTAATTGAAAATCGTATGGATCCCAATAATGAATATCTGATTACAAACTTTGAGGGAAACAAACTGAGTTATTATGTTTATTATCATGAGAAATTCAAGAAGATTATGCAACAACTAGAATTGAATCATAGACCACACGATTGCAGACATACCTTCGCAACCCTTATGGATAATGCTGATGCAAATAAACTATCAATCAAACGGATCATGGGTCACGCAGCTAAAGATATCACTGATAAAGTTTATACGCATAAAGATATCAAGCAGCTTCTTATGGCAATTGACAGGCTATAA
- a CDS encoding ImmA/IrrE family metallo-endopeptidase — protein sequence MAHLMPRNTAIKLIDKYGTNCPFEIAERKGIMIIFESLGGSLGYYTCYKRIQSIHINDNIDETLQRFVCAHELGHSLLHKSENAPFLKKNTFFTTNKNEVEANTFAVELLIPDKCIYEFKDTSVTINEVAQTYGVPEEMCNLKKIDHIK from the coding sequence ATGGCGCATTTAATGCCTAGGAATACAGCAATAAAACTTATTGATAAATATGGAACAAATTGCCCTTTTGAAATAGCAGAGCGTAAAGGTATCATGATTATTTTTGAATCTCTGGGGGGATCTTTGGGATACTACACTTGCTACAAAAGGATTCAATCTATCCATATTAATGATAATATAGATGAGACATTGCAAAGATTTGTCTGTGCTCATGAATTAGGCCATTCGTTATTGCATAAAAGTGAAAATGCACCTTTTTTAAAGAAGAATACCTTCTTTACTACAAACAAAAATGAGGTAGAGGCTAATACATTTGCAGTTGAATTGCTTATTCCAGATAAATGTATTTATGAATTTAAAGATACAAGCGTTACCATAAATGAAGTAGCTCAAACGTATGGCGTTCCAGAAGAAATGTGCAATCTGAAAAAAATTGATCATATAAAGTAG
- a CDS encoding helix-turn-helix domain-containing protein: MSNQFGEYLKAKRDEKGYTINQLSLYSGISAAQLSRIENGKRGIPKAENIQKLAEALSIPYDEIMRVAGYYKPNNTKQEEDPPELSDKEERDIAKDLEKMINNLSNDDAYSQFDGRAIDEMDKEDRELLIASLENSLRMAKRMAKQKFTPNKYKK, translated from the coding sequence ATGAGCAATCAATTTGGAGAATATCTAAAAGCAAAAAGGGATGAAAAAGGTTACACCATCAATCAACTTTCTTTGTATTCAGGTATTAGCGCTGCGCAATTGTCCAGAATCGAAAATGGAAAAAGAGGCATTCCAAAAGCCGAGAATATCCAAAAACTTGCAGAAGCACTATCCATTCCTTATGATGAAATAATGAGGGTGGCTGGTTATTACAAACCAAACAACACCAAGCAAGAGGAAGATCCTCCTGAGCTGTCAGATAAGGAAGAGCGTGATATAGCTAAGGATCTAGAAAAGATGATAAATAACTTATCTAATGATGATGCATACTCACAATTCGATGGAAGGGCGATAGATGAAATGGATAAGGAAGATAGAGAACTACTAATTGCTTCATTGGAAAATTCACTTCGCATGGCTAAACGAATGGCAAAACAAAAGTTTACCCCCAACAAATATAAAAAATAA
- a CDS encoding helix-turn-helix transcriptional regulator, which yields MKDVNVILINLDFLKAYLKDKDISQSQFADKVGVTQTTVNRIMNGKRNPGGKFIAGVLRSFNDLSFDEVFYYDKSIVN from the coding sequence TTGAAAGATGTAAATGTCATTTTGATTAATTTAGACTTTTTGAAGGCATATTTGAAAGACAAGGATATTTCTCAAAGTCAATTTGCGGATAAGGTAGGAGTTACGCAAACTACTGTTAACCGGATTATGAATGGCAAGAGAAATCCGGGAGGTAAATTTATTGCAGGTGTTCTGCGGAGCTTTAACGATTTAAGTTTCGATGAAGTATTTTACTATGACAAAAGCATTGTCAACTGA
- a CDS encoding phage replisome organizer N-terminal domain-containing protein encodes MSNIKWIKLSTTMFDDEKIKLIEKLPEADTILIIWIKLLSQAGRTNANGYIYLNENVPYTEEMLATIFDRSLNTVRLALKTLKEFGMIHIDDDSFIRISNWEKHQNVEGMDRVRKLNAERNKRYRERKKQQLLENKTDDVSVTSRDGTEEELERDKELDIEIEQEQDKDVAQIIQFWDKNGFGVNNIHAKKQLLLWLDDSSFKDPSEVILKALNIACENDARRLKYTEGILRNWENESLLTVEKIDKNHKNRNKQAVSQIDYDPNRDRF; translated from the coding sequence ATGAGCAACATTAAATGGATTAAGTTAAGTACTACTATGTTTGATGATGAGAAAATAAAGCTAATAGAAAAGCTTCCAGAGGCCGATACCATTCTAATCATTTGGATTAAATTGCTGTCCCAGGCTGGGAGAACAAATGCCAACGGTTATATTTATTTGAACGAAAATGTCCCATATACAGAAGAGATGCTGGCAACGATATTCGATAGGTCGCTCAATACAGTGAGGCTTGCTTTAAAAACACTAAAAGAGTTCGGGATGATTCACATTGATGACGATTCTTTTATTCGAATTTCAAATTGGGAAAAGCATCAAAATGTTGAAGGAATGGACCGTGTAAGGAAGTTGAATGCAGAGCGTAACAAAAGGTATCGCGAAAGAAAGAAACAGCAATTACTAGAAAATAAAACGGATGACGTTAGCGTGACGTCACGTGATGGTACAGAAGAAGAACTAGAAAGAGATAAAGAACTAGATATAGAAATAGAACAAGAACAAGATAAAGACGTAGCGCAGATTATTCAGTTTTGGGATAAAAATGGATTTGGTGTAAATAACATTCATGCAAAAAAACAGTTGTTGTTGTGGTTGGATGATTCCTCATTTAAGGATCCCAGTGAAGTCATTTTAAAGGCATTAAATATTGCTTGTGAAAATGATGCTAGACGACTTAAATATACGGAAGGCATCTTAAGAAACTGGGAAAACGAATCCTTACTAACCGTTGAAAAAATCGATAAGAATCACAAAAACCGAAATAAGCAAGCTGTAAGTCAAATAGATTACGATCCGAATAGAGATAGATTCTAG
- a CDS encoding ATP-binding protein yields METIGTLLKQSLPFKECREKECEQCGNLYKLFETPKGVLGACKHCMEQQLLEELNVPTKEEREKLKEKRFIATFERVTHDLKQATIDSYIPKETSQSEAKKAAIKYVKTFDGVHSLLFSGDCGLGKSHLSFAITKMLRQQGYKTLYIKVTDLFDFIKNTYSPDSSISEMQIFQMIDELDLLVLDDIGSEYVKANEYGHESWASDVLYKIFDMRLNKSVICSTNYSEKMLTEKYGNHGNRIIDRMMDLAKAIRLEGESYRRKERF; encoded by the coding sequence ATGGAAACTATAGGAACGCTGCTTAAACAATCTTTACCTTTTAAAGAATGTCGTGAAAAGGAATGTGAGCAATGCGGAAATCTATACAAATTATTTGAAACTCCCAAAGGTGTTCTTGGAGCATGTAAACATTGTATGGAACAACAGTTATTAGAAGAGCTAAACGTACCAACAAAGGAAGAAAGAGAAAAGCTAAAAGAAAAGCGATTTATTGCAACTTTTGAGCGAGTTACACATGATTTAAAGCAAGCAACAATTGATTCTTATATACCGAAAGAAACGTCGCAATCCGAAGCAAAAAAAGCAGCAATAAAATATGTGAAAACCTTTGATGGTGTTCATTCACTTCTGTTTAGTGGAGATTGCGGTCTGGGGAAGAGCCATTTATCTTTTGCAATCACGAAAATGCTGCGGCAACAAGGTTATAAAACGCTCTATATCAAGGTCACTGATTTATTCGATTTTATCAAGAACACATACAGTCCGGATTCTAGCATAAGCGAAATGCAGATTTTCCAAATGATAGATGAATTAGATTTGTTGGTACTTGATGATATTGGCTCTGAATATGTGAAAGCAAACGAATATGGACATGAAAGTTGGGCATCTGATGTGTTGTATAAGATATTCGATATGCGACTCAATAAATCAGTTATTTGTTCTACGAATTATTCTGAGAAAATGCTTACTGAAAAATATGGGAATCATGGCAATCGTATTATTGATCGGATGATGGATTTAGCAAAAGCAATCCGACTTGAAGGAGAAAGTTATAGACGAAAGGAGAGATTTTAA